In one window of Fictibacillus phosphorivorans DNA:
- a CDS encoding glycosyltransferase has protein sequence MCTISLCMIVRNEEHTLKQCLKSVYKLCDEIIVVDTGSTDDTKKVASSFTPLVYDFQWIDDFSAARNFAFAQATSDYILWLDADDVLLKADQDKLARLKEELLENVDAVTMIYHYAFDEFGNVTTSLRRNRLVKRDKNFRWVGPVHEYLGVNGQIINSDIVVTHTRKHAHSGRNLAIFENREKRGESFSPRDLYYFGNELMDNQHFDKALKIYERFIEEKKGWSEDIISACYRLSEIYMIKEEYDKACTFAMHSFEYDLPRAEICCRLGSIFLKQKNYGQACYWFKLATELDKPIDHLGFLQEACWTWFPHLQLCICYYHVGEFEKSYKHNEQALKYRPTDEHMLYNRKLLQQKKRVEVKI, from the coding sequence ATGTGTACTATTAGTCTCTGTATGATCGTAAGAAATGAAGAACACACACTAAAACAATGTCTTAAATCAGTCTATAAACTTTGTGATGAGATAATAGTTGTAGATACAGGTTCAACAGACGACACAAAGAAGGTTGCGAGCTCATTTACTCCACTTGTTTATGACTTTCAGTGGATCGATGATTTTTCAGCTGCACGTAACTTTGCATTTGCTCAAGCCACGAGTGATTACATCTTGTGGCTTGATGCGGATGACGTTTTATTAAAAGCAGACCAAGATAAGTTAGCAAGGTTAAAAGAAGAGTTATTAGAAAATGTTGATGCTGTGACAATGATCTATCACTATGCGTTTGATGAGTTTGGAAATGTAACAACGAGTCTCAGACGTAACCGACTCGTCAAACGAGATAAAAACTTTCGATGGGTCGGTCCCGTTCATGAGTATTTAGGTGTGAACGGTCAAATCATAAACTCAGATATTGTGGTAACACATACGAGGAAACACGCTCATTCTGGGAGGAATCTAGCTATCTTTGAGAACAGGGAGAAGCGAGGAGAGTCTTTCTCTCCTCGTGATCTTTACTATTTTGGTAACGAGTTGATGGACAATCAACATTTTGATAAAGCGTTGAAGATTTATGAAAGGTTCATAGAAGAAAAAAAGGGTTGGAGTGAAGATATCATTTCTGCGTGTTACCGATTGAGTGAGATATACATGATAAAAGAAGAATATGACAAGGCATGTACATTCGCTATGCACTCGTTCGAGTATGACTTGCCTCGTGCAGAGATATGCTGTCGATTAGGTTCTATATTCTTAAAGCAAAAGAACTATGGACAAGCTTGCTATTGGTTTAAGCTTGCTACCGAATTGGATAAGCCTATCGATCATTTAGGTTTTTTACAAGAAGCCTGTTGGACTTGGTTTCCTCATCTTCAGTTGTGTATATGTTATTACCATGTTGGAGAGTTTGAAAAGTCTTATAAACATAATGAACAAGCTCTTAAATACCGACCTACCGATGAACACATGCTTTATAACAGGAAGCTTCTACAACAAAAGAAAAGAGTGGAGGTGAAGATTTGA
- a CDS encoding rhodanese-related sulfurtransferase, whose amino-acid sequence MDFQVLLYYKYVTIEDPEAFKEEHLALCKEIGLKGRILVANEGINGTVSGTVEQTESYMQFMKNDPRFADTVFKIEGSNEHAFKKMKVRVRPELVHLSLEDDVNPNELTGKHLSPKEWLEAMESEDVVILDARNTYEYDLGHFKNAIRPDVETFRELPQWVRENFSQFKDKKVLTYCTGGIRCEKFSGFLVKEGFKDVSQLEGGIISYGYDEEAKGKLWDGKCYVFDERISVPVNRTGEEVVVGKCYHCGNPEERYVKCGNPECNAHLLMCEECEHEHKRSCSTECREHPWNRYIKECEAESSPL is encoded by the coding sequence ATGGACTTTCAAGTATTATTGTATTATAAATACGTAACAATCGAAGACCCTGAAGCATTTAAAGAAGAACATCTCGCTCTATGTAAGGAGATCGGGTTAAAGGGCAGAATTCTTGTAGCGAATGAAGGAATCAACGGAACCGTTTCAGGAACGGTAGAGCAAACCGAATCATACATGCAGTTCATGAAAAATGACCCTCGTTTTGCGGATACGGTTTTCAAAATAGAAGGATCGAACGAACATGCCTTCAAAAAGATGAAGGTTCGCGTTCGTCCAGAGCTCGTCCACTTAAGTTTAGAAGACGATGTGAATCCAAACGAACTTACAGGTAAACATCTTTCTCCAAAAGAGTGGCTCGAAGCGATGGAATCAGAAGATGTGGTAATCTTAGATGCCCGTAACACATACGAATACGACCTTGGCCATTTTAAGAATGCGATCAGACCAGACGTAGAAACATTCCGCGAGCTGCCACAATGGGTGAGAGAGAACTTCAGTCAGTTTAAAGATAAAAAAGTTCTTACTTACTGTACAGGCGGTATACGTTGTGAAAAGTTCTCAGGTTTCCTGGTTAAAGAAGGATTCAAGGACGTATCTCAGCTTGAAGGCGGAATCATATCCTACGGCTATGATGAAGAAGCCAAAGGTAAGCTATGGGACGGAAAGTGTTATGTGTTTGATGAGCGGATCTCTGTACCGGTTAACCGAACAGGGGAAGAGGTTGTAGTGGGTAAGTGTTATCATTGCGGAAACCCCGAAGAACGTTATGTGAAATGCGGAAATCCAGAATGCAACGCGCATCTGTTGATGTGTGAAGAGTGTGAGCATGAACATAAACGCTCGTGCAGCACAGAATGCAGGGAACATCCGTGGAATCGTTATATCAAAGAATGTGAAGCAGAAAGTTCTCCTTTGTAG
- a CDS encoding LysM peptidoglycan-binding domain-containing protein translates to MRLKILSFSLAAFLAMTTAAHASTPYTVQQNDTLWKIAQHQNVSVSNVIGMNQLSSHNIYPGQTLYIPSSSNLHKVVLGETLNKIASASNVSLWAIQQANPQIKEINWVYSGQVIELPASVAKQQSAPKSAATAQPSVGSTATQVSQLVNAERQKAGLAPLTLDAELSNVALAKAKDMIQNNYFDHNSPTYGSPFDMMRSFGIDYTAAGENIAKGQTSPQAVMTDWMNSPGHRQNILSSNYDSIGVGYFEGAWVQLFKK, encoded by the coding sequence ATGCGTTTAAAAATATTATCTTTTTCATTGGCTGCTTTTCTCGCTATGACAACAGCAGCACATGCTTCAACACCATATACGGTTCAACAAAATGACACACTGTGGAAGATCGCACAGCACCAAAATGTAAGCGTATCAAATGTAATCGGAATGAATCAGTTGAGTAGCCATAACATCTATCCTGGTCAAACGCTATACATTCCATCCTCTTCAAATCTCCACAAAGTAGTACTTGGAGAGACACTTAACAAAATCGCTTCGGCGTCAAATGTTAGTTTATGGGCAATTCAACAGGCAAACCCACAGATCAAAGAGATCAACTGGGTTTACTCTGGTCAAGTGATCGAGCTGCCAGCTTCTGTTGCTAAACAACAGTCAGCACCTAAATCCGCAGCTACTGCACAACCTTCTGTCGGTTCTACTGCTACACAAGTTTCACAGCTTGTAAATGCAGAGCGTCAAAAAGCCGGCCTTGCCCCATTAACACTTGATGCTGAACTCAGCAATGTAGCTTTAGCAAAAGCTAAAGACATGATTCAAAATAACTATTTTGATCACAACTCACCGACTTACGGATCTCCGTTTGACATGATGCGCAGCTTTGGAATCGATTACACAGCTGCAGGTGAGAACATTGCAAAAGGACAAACTTCACCACAAGCAGTTATGACAGACTGGATGAACAGTCCTGGTCACCGCCAAAACATTTTAAGCTCTAACTACGACTCTATCGGAGTTGGTTATTTTGAGGGAGCTTGGGTACAATTATTTAAAAAATAA
- a CDS encoding ankyrin repeat domain-containing protein, which yields MNLHQAAMDGNITVVEELLKNEETNINELSEGWSSLHLAAHFGHLEIVRLLLDHGADVHVKSGNNMANTPLHAAAANMKNRQEMMSLLLSHGADINEKQSGGWTILHQAAQHNDPEMIAYFIEKGADPYLAKEDGKTALELAEDEEAHEAAEILRNSTLNKI from the coding sequence ATGAATCTGCACCAAGCAGCAATGGATGGGAATATAACAGTGGTTGAAGAACTTTTGAAAAACGAAGAAACAAACATAAACGAACTCAGTGAAGGATGGTCATCACTTCATCTAGCGGCTCATTTTGGCCATTTGGAGATTGTGAGACTGTTGCTTGATCACGGAGCGGATGTTCATGTGAAATCCGGTAATAATATGGCTAACACTCCGCTTCATGCAGCGGCAGCAAATATGAAGAATCGACAAGAGATGATGAGTCTTCTTCTATCGCATGGAGCGGATATTAACGAAAAGCAGAGCGGAGGATGGACTATTCTCCATCAAGCCGCTCAGCATAACGATCCTGAGATGATCGCTTACTTTATTGAAAAAGGAGCAGATCCTTACCTAGCCAAAGAAGATGGAAAAACAGCGCTTGAATTGGCCGAAGATGAAGAAGCGCATGAAGCCGCTGAAATTTTGAGAAACAGCACACTGAATAAAATCTAA
- a CDS encoding alpha/beta-type small acid-soluble spore protein has product MARNNSNQIVVPGAQGALDAMKQEIAAEFGVHLGPDTTSRANGSVGGEITKRLVAQALGGLR; this is encoded by the coding sequence ATGGCACGTAATAACAGCAACCAAATCGTGGTTCCTGGAGCACAAGGAGCTCTTGACGCAATGAAACAAGAGATCGCTGCTGAGTTCGGAGTACATCTTGGACCAGACACAACTTCTCGTGCAAACGGATCTGTAGGTGGCGAAATCACTAAGCGTCTTGTAGCACAAGCGCTAGGCGGACTTCGTTAA
- a CDS encoding DinB family protein translates to MNKNEYEWVKENRETLLNFCRRMDAKDFTSELGFGWESVRDTLVHVANCYHAWLGSYVLLKTKNPITPKDMLPTMGIEEIIELFDQADTYVNDVLQSFATKMEVAIEQTIPWRESNEIISLTPQKLIVHVVTHEYHHKGQIMAMIRQMGYEPPNTDVLGTRD, encoded by the coding sequence ATGAACAAGAACGAATACGAATGGGTGAAAGAAAATAGAGAAACTCTTTTAAATTTTTGTAGAAGAATGGATGCTAAGGATTTTACTAGTGAATTGGGGTTCGGTTGGGAGAGTGTGCGTGATACTCTTGTTCATGTCGCGAACTGTTATCATGCTTGGTTGGGCTCCTATGTGCTTTTAAAAACAAAAAATCCGATCACACCAAAAGATATGCTTCCAACAATGGGCATTGAGGAAATCATAGAACTCTTTGATCAAGCGGATACGTATGTAAATGATGTTCTCCAATCATTCGCAACGAAAATGGAGGTTGCTATTGAACAAACGATTCCTTGGAGAGAGTCTAATGAAATCATTTCCTTAACTCCACAAAAGCTTATCGTGCATGTTGTTACCCACGAATATCATCACAAAGGACAAATCATGGCGATGATAAGACAAATGGGATACGAACCACCGAATACAGATGTATTGGGGACGAGAGATTGA
- a CDS encoding class I SAM-dependent methyltransferase: MIKLERIRQEEKEYHDYCYDHYKLFEKGSWLYKPVRTVMEIVPLLSDLKNIQILDLGSGVGRNSIPLIQVLKDQGVSVDCVDILDSALRKLEQYSQEFKVIDHVTPIKADISTYEIKENTYDLIVAVSSLEHLDSVESLKDVLQRMERGTRTGGINCLIVNSEVTETDVETQKSIDVFMEINMNTNDMTKLLRDTYSNWEILKTVVNPLSYEIVRNQKPVVLATNAITFVVRKK, encoded by the coding sequence GTGATTAAATTAGAAAGAATTCGTCAAGAAGAAAAAGAATATCATGATTATTGTTATGATCACTATAAGCTGTTTGAAAAAGGTTCGTGGCTTTATAAACCTGTAAGAACAGTGATGGAAATCGTTCCTTTATTAAGTGATTTAAAAAATATTCAAATATTAGATTTAGGCTCTGGTGTGGGAAGAAATAGTATTCCATTGATTCAGGTATTGAAAGACCAAGGTGTTTCAGTGGATTGCGTTGATATTCTCGACTCTGCTTTAAGGAAATTAGAACAATATAGTCAAGAGTTTAAAGTTATTGATCATGTCACACCCATTAAGGCCGATATAAGTACATATGAAATCAAAGAAAATACATATGACCTTATTGTAGCTGTATCCAGCCTGGAACATTTAGATTCTGTAGAATCTCTAAAAGATGTTCTTCAACGAATGGAGAGGGGAACTCGAACGGGAGGAATTAATTGTTTGATTGTAAACTCTGAGGTCACAGAGACAGATGTTGAAACTCAAAAATCAATTGATGTCTTTATGGAAATTAACATGAATACGAACGATATGACGAAGTTGCTTAGAGATACATATTCTAACTGGGAAATCCTAAAAACAGTTGTGAATCCTTTAAGTTACGAAATCGTGCGCAATCAAAAACCTGTTGTTCTTGCAACGAATGCCATAACGTTTGTTGTAAGGAAAAAATAA
- a CDS encoding AAA family ATPase, whose translation MENGRTVYLLSGPAGVGKSTTSTELVNRLTHSAYLSGDDISHMHRNGREKPWESEREHDLIWHNILHLTRNFVRYGSDVVIDYIIFPKDAEWLSNQLRDFAVTIKYVVLWADKDTLVKRDALRIEEERMGERCLILFDEFLQSGLNHKHLLHTSLLTPHDIQHVVREIETDNRFKHI comes from the coding sequence ATGGAAAATGGAAGAACCGTTTATCTCCTATCAGGGCCGGCAGGAGTCGGCAAATCAACAACATCAACGGAACTGGTAAATCGTTTAACTCATAGTGCCTATCTATCAGGCGATGATATCAGTCATATGCACAGAAACGGTAGAGAGAAACCTTGGGAAAGTGAGCGGGAGCATGATTTGATCTGGCATAACATCCTTCATCTTACAAGAAACTTTGTTCGATATGGAAGTGACGTTGTTATCGATTACATCATCTTTCCAAAGGATGCTGAATGGTTAAGCAATCAGCTAAGAGATTTCGCTGTTACGATCAAATACGTAGTTCTTTGGGCAGATAAGGATACATTGGTAAAAAGGGATGCCTTGCGAATTGAAGAAGAACGAATGGGCGAAAGATGTTTGATTCTTTTTGATGAGTTCTTACAGTCAGGGCTAAATCACAAGCATCTTCTTCATACAAGTCTCCTTACTCCTCATGACATACAACATGTCGTCCGTGAGATCGAAACAGATAATCGATTCAAACACATATAA
- a CDS encoding phosphatase PAP2 family protein, giving the protein MKITLSLCILIFVSLSFYSSSFITTFDSSLRELILNLRRDWLNEIVLAFTHVGDAKVLAGLCLLGAIVLFKMKQWKNSLLLIGSILVSYGLNLLVKSMFQRERPLDFRLLEEDGFSFPSGNAMVGTTFYLFAAVLVYQRFQKRWILVVGVILPFLLGLTRVYVGVHYPSDILAGFALGIVTVIVLSKLTDKSAKQLESVNRNNTNTAV; this is encoded by the coding sequence ATGAAAATAACTTTGAGTTTATGTATTTTAATCTTTGTCAGTCTTTCGTTTTACAGCTCAAGTTTCATAACAACTTTCGATTCGAGTTTGAGAGAGCTTATTTTAAATCTCCGAAGAGATTGGTTAAATGAAATCGTACTAGCCTTCACTCACGTAGGGGACGCCAAAGTGCTCGCGGGACTCTGCTTACTCGGCGCGATTGTACTTTTCAAAATGAAACAATGGAAAAATAGCTTGTTGTTGATTGGAAGTATTCTGGTTTCTTATGGTCTGAACTTGCTAGTGAAATCCATGTTTCAGAGAGAACGGCCGTTAGATTTCCGCCTTCTTGAAGAAGACGGATTTAGTTTTCCGAGTGGTAACGCCATGGTAGGGACAACGTTTTATTTGTTTGCAGCGGTTCTTGTCTACCAAAGGTTTCAAAAGCGCTGGATCTTAGTTGTAGGTGTTATCCTTCCTTTCTTACTTGGATTAACCCGTGTTTATGTCGGTGTTCATTATCCATCTGATATCTTAGCAGGGTTTGCGCTCGGTATTGTTACGGTAATCGTACTTAGCAAACTTACCGATAAAAGTGCGAAACAATTAGAAAGCGTTAACAGAAACAACACAAATACCGCTGTATAA
- a CDS encoding AbrB/MazE/SpoVT family DNA-binding domain-containing protein, with the protein MKSTGIVRKVDELGRIVIPIELRRMMDLDIRDGIEIFVEDDRIILKKYIPNNSCVITGEITDDNTAYAGGKFVLSPNGAKALLEELELMV; encoded by the coding sequence ATGAAAAGTACGGGGATTGTTAGAAAAGTGGATGAGTTAGGAAGAATTGTAATTCCAATTGAGTTGCGTCGAATGATGGATTTAGATATTAGAGATGGCATTGAGATTTTTGTAGAAGACGACCGTATTATTTTAAAGAAATACATACCGAATAACTCTTGTGTGATTACAGGAGAAATAACTGATGACAATACAGCCTATGCTGGCGGAAAGTTCGTACTCAGTCCGAATGGTGCAAAAGCACTTTTAGAAGAATTAGAATTGATGGTCTAA
- a CDS encoding N-acetylmuramoyl-L-alanine amidase: MVKIFIDPGHGGTDPGGVGNNLTEKALTLKIGIRIRDILLAEYNNVSILMSRTSDVTKSLTERTDAANAWGADFFLSVHTNAGGGTGYEDYIYPGSTAPTTTYQAHLHAEILKVVNFSDRGQKTANFHVLRESNMPALLTENGFIDNVNDASKLKTTSFIESIARGHVNGIVKCINLPKKATYHTVVSGDTVYALSQQYGSTVEQIKTWNNLDNNYSIYPGQVLRVK, translated from the coding sequence ATGGTGAAAATCTTTATCGATCCGGGTCATGGAGGAACTGATCCGGGAGGGGTTGGCAATAACCTCACAGAAAAAGCACTGACCTTAAAAATAGGAATACGAATCAGAGATATTTTACTTGCAGAGTATAACAATGTTTCAATCCTAATGAGCAGAACGTCTGATGTAACAAAGTCATTAACAGAACGAACAGATGCTGCAAACGCATGGGGAGCTGATTTTTTCTTATCCGTTCACACGAATGCTGGCGGTGGAACAGGATATGAAGATTACATCTATCCAGGTTCTACAGCACCAACAACAACGTATCAAGCTCATTTACATGCCGAAATTTTGAAAGTTGTAAATTTCAGTGATCGTGGACAGAAGACAGCGAACTTTCATGTATTGCGTGAATCGAATATGCCTGCACTATTAACAGAGAATGGTTTCATAGATAATGTAAATGATGCGAGTAAGTTGAAAACGACATCATTTATTGAGAGTATTGCGCGTGGACACGTTAATGGGATCGTGAAATGCATTAACCTTCCTAAAAAAGCAACTTATCATACAGTGGTGAGTGGAGATACGGTCTATGCTCTTAGTCAGCAATATGGAAGTACCGTGGAGCAGATCAAAACATGGAACAACCTTGATAATAACTATAGCATCTATCCGGGTCAGGTTTTACGAGTAAAATAA
- a CDS encoding FkbM family methyltransferase — MRIVHVAPDFYPVPPLNYGGIERMIYALVEESVKRGHEVYLYAREGSATSAQLIPYHHEPGRPEHIATFVKQTLPQKVDIIHDHTHLSVIGKLKLTVPTVCTIHDSLKNDVEHPVYLSKRALEHVGKGKGYYVYNGIDLNEYPFQKEKEDYLLFLGVISAHKGIHHALEIAEKTKRRMKIAGPVFNTEYFLNEVEPRINKLPHVEYVGEVGGEYRLKLLREAECLVFPTSWEEPFGLVMVEAMACGTPVIALDNGAVSEVMNGYPSQICKNTDEMITHLPVRSDASGLREYVSKYFTVGHMTENYLSLYKEVIQQSENQKDDERITEHLLPAANYFKSTKEFDQAITLYERLLKSNHVVPDVKVFICNEMADIYHQRAEGEKEREYGYRSFQYDKPRAEICCRLGYGFLQDNKLDQAVFWYTRATELALPKKKGMLHYEACWTWLPHVQLCVCYYRLGSYEKAYHHNEEARKHNPDYANLSTNKELLENVLNIHNDHTAVQIELKNDNQESFLMNLHLPGFIEETLQNNGNWEPFMMKTLKKYLKDGGIFLDVGANIGYHALHAASLDSNIDCICFEPHPEIFEQLQQNIEINAFSNVSAHQLAVGNSVGHINFHMQNRNNYNRGMSAIDYYDGIGTDYTPVQVPTTTLDAFLDLETKSKVKLIKIDTQGHEYQVIEGALDLINKSRPVITLEHHNNDKKSIQDISKLLPSYEIYKVNFWNGKIARYEEESSEEFMDDYVFVPLQLKDRIC; from the coding sequence TTGAGAATCGTACATGTTGCGCCTGATTTTTACCCAGTGCCGCCTCTTAACTATGGTGGCATCGAGCGCATGATATACGCTTTAGTCGAAGAGAGTGTAAAAAGGGGGCACGAAGTTTATTTATACGCGAGAGAAGGAAGCGCGACAAGTGCTCAGCTGATTCCATATCATCACGAACCAGGTAGACCTGAACATATAGCAACGTTTGTTAAACAAACGCTTCCTCAAAAAGTAGATATCATCCATGATCACACCCATCTCTCCGTGATCGGAAAATTGAAACTGACTGTACCTACTGTTTGTACCATCCATGACAGTTTGAAAAATGATGTGGAACATCCTGTCTATCTTAGTAAGCGAGCACTCGAACATGTCGGAAAGGGTAAGGGATATTACGTGTATAATGGTATCGACCTAAACGAGTATCCCTTTCAAAAAGAAAAGGAAGACTATCTCCTTTTTCTTGGCGTGATCAGCGCTCATAAAGGTATCCACCATGCATTAGAGATAGCTGAAAAGACAAAGAGACGAATGAAGATAGCAGGTCCTGTTTTTAACACGGAGTACTTCTTGAACGAAGTGGAACCTCGAATCAATAAGCTACCTCATGTCGAATATGTTGGAGAAGTTGGAGGAGAGTATCGACTGAAGCTCTTGAGAGAAGCGGAATGTCTTGTCTTTCCTACGTCATGGGAAGAACCTTTCGGGCTCGTGATGGTGGAAGCGATGGCCTGTGGTACTCCAGTGATTGCGCTTGATAACGGAGCTGTTTCTGAAGTGATGAACGGTTATCCTTCACAGATCTGTAAGAACACTGATGAGATGATCACGCATCTGCCCGTTCGTTCTGACGCATCTGGTTTGAGAGAATACGTATCAAAATATTTTACAGTAGGGCACATGACAGAGAATTATCTCTCTCTTTATAAAGAAGTCATTCAACAATCTGAGAATCAAAAGGATGATGAAAGAATAACGGAACACCTCCTACCGGCCGCTAACTATTTTAAAAGCACTAAGGAATTTGATCAAGCCATCACTCTGTATGAAAGACTATTAAAATCAAATCATGTAGTGCCGGACGTAAAAGTTTTTATCTGTAATGAAATGGCTGATATCTATCATCAACGTGCAGAAGGTGAGAAAGAAAGGGAGTATGGTTACCGCTCTTTTCAGTATGATAAACCACGTGCAGAGATCTGTTGTCGACTCGGTTATGGTTTCTTACAAGATAACAAGTTAGATCAAGCTGTATTTTGGTATACACGTGCAACAGAACTAGCGTTACCAAAAAAGAAAGGCATGCTGCATTATGAAGCATGTTGGACATGGCTACCTCATGTCCAACTGTGTGTTTGTTATTACCGATTAGGATCCTATGAAAAAGCGTATCATCATAACGAAGAAGCGAGAAAACATAACCCTGATTATGCAAATCTTTCTACGAATAAAGAATTATTAGAAAACGTTTTAAACATCCACAATGATCATACTGCTGTACAGATTGAGTTAAAAAACGATAATCAGGAATCTTTTCTAATGAACCTTCATCTTCCAGGGTTTATCGAAGAAACCCTTCAGAATAATGGGAACTGGGAACCTTTCATGATGAAAACTCTAAAAAAATATCTGAAAGATGGAGGTATCTTTTTGGATGTTGGGGCTAATATCGGCTATCATGCACTACATGCTGCTAGTCTTGATTCGAACATAGATTGTATATGTTTCGAACCCCATCCCGAAATATTTGAGCAACTTCAACAAAACATCGAGATAAATGCTTTTTCAAATGTTAGTGCTCATCAGTTAGCTGTAGGGAATTCTGTTGGGCATATCAACTTTCATATGCAAAACCGTAATAACTACAACAGAGGGATGTCAGCCATTGACTATTATGATGGGATAGGAACAGACTATACGCCTGTTCAAGTTCCAACAACTACGCTTGATGCGTTTTTAGATTTAGAAACGAAATCCAAAGTAAAGCTCATAAAGATCGATACACAAGGACATGAATATCAAGTCATCGAAGGTGCGCTTGATCTTATTAATAAATCGCGACCCGTTATCACTCTTGAACACCATAATAATGATAAAAAGAGTATTCAAGATATATCAAAGCTCCTTCCAAGCTATGAAATCTATAAAGTGAACTTTTGGAATGGTAAAATAGCACGTTATGAAGAAGAAAGTTCAGAAGAATTTATGGACGATTACGTTTTTGTACCTCTCCAGTTAAAGGATAGGATTTGTTAG